Proteins from one Oryza sativa Japonica Group chromosome 12, ASM3414082v1 genomic window:
- the LOC4351442 gene encoding probable carboxylesterase 17, translating to MATLPQMAATKERQEAANPTTTTRTLVESVTNWIRVYSDGSVDRLGPPEAAAFMVLVPPYDDPRDGVTVHDVATDHGVDVRLYLTTTTPAGRRPVLVHFHGGGFCLSHAAWSLYHRFYARLAVELDVAGIVSVVLPLAPEHRLPAAIDAGHAALLWLRDVACGTSDTIAHHAVERLRDAADFSRVFLIGDSAGGVLVHNVAARAGEAGAEALDPIRLAGGVLLHPGFILPEKSPSELENPPTPFMTQETVDKFVMLALPVGTTSRDHPYTSPAAAVTAAEGAQLPPMLVMVAEEDMLRDAQVEYGEAMARAGKAVETVVSHGRGIGHVFYLNWFAVESHPVAAARARELVDAVKSFVDSH from the coding sequence ATGGCAACATTGCCACAAATGGCCGCGACCAAGGAGCGTCAAGAGGCGGCTAACCCGACCACGACGACCAGGACGCTGGTCGAGTCCGTCACCAACTGGATCCGCGTCTACTCCGACGGCTCCGTCGACCGCCTCGGCCCGCCGGAAGCCGCCGCGTTCATGGTCCTCGTCCCGCCGTACGACGACCCACGGGACGGGGTCACCGTCCACGACGTCGCCACGGACCATGGCGTCGACGTCCGCCTGTacctgacgacgacgacgccggccgggcGCCGCCCTGTTCTCGTCCATTtccacggcggcggcttctGCTTGTCCCACGCCGCGTGGTCGCTCTACCACCGCTTCTACGCCCGCCTCGCCGTGGAGCTCGACGTCGCGGGCATCGTCTCCGTCGTCCTCCCGCTCGCGCCGGAGcaccgcctccccgccgccatcgACGCCGGACACGCCGCGCTGCTCTGGCTCCGTGACGTCGCGTGCGGCACCAGCGACACCATCGCGCACCATGCGGTCGAACGCCTTCGCGACGCCGCCGACTTCTCCCGCGTGTTCCTCATCGGCGACAGCGCGGGCGGCGTCCTCGTGCACAACGTGGCGGCACGCGCCGGCGAGGCTGGGGCCGAGGCTCTCGACCCGATACGCCTCGCCGGCGGTGTCCTCCTCCACCCGGGCTTCATCTTGCCGGAGAAGAGCCCGTCGGAGCTGGAGAACCCTCCCACGCCGTTCATGACGCAGGAGACGGTGGACAAGTTCGTCATGCTCGCGTTGCCGGTGGGAACCACCAGCAGGGACCACCCGTAcacgtctccggcggcggcggtgacggcggcggagggagcccAGCTGCCGCCGATGCTGGTGATGGTCGCGGAGGAGGACATGCTCCGCGACGCGCAGGTGGAGTACGGCGaggccatggcgcgcgcgggCAAGGCAGTGGAAACGGTGGTCAGCCACGGCCGCGGGATCGGCCACGTGTTCTAcctcaactggttcgccgtggAGTCCCACcccgtcgcggcggcgcgggcgcgggagcTCGTCGACGCCGTCAAGAGCTTCGTCGATAGCCACTGA
- the LOC107275474 gene encoding NAC domain-containing protein 41 — MEKHVEKMLSLGFRFNPSAEDLITFYLPRLIAGKPMKDTEKFICRADVYGSEPSDLAGKFAPVPRCEKGGRFFFTSCKRHKGSSTKKERTAGAGTWVRQNSKEVKNKAGVKVGETQNFRFKKDGSYTDWLMEEHHCCRQQAVAGDEEPVICRMYVSPRAPPDSAARQESAAFVQQQPAPQVSEPPCDKKKRDDVAEEAPAAA, encoded by the coding sequence ATGGAGAAACACGTCGAGAAGATGCTCAGTTTAGGCTTTCGTTTCAACCCGTCTGCAGAGGATCTCATCACCTTCTACCTGCCACGGCTGATCGCCGGCAAGCCAATGAAAGACACCGAGAAATTCATCTGCCGCGCTGATGTTTACGGCAGCGAGCCCAGTGACCTCGCCGGAAAGTTCGCGCCGGTGCCCAGGTGCGAGAAAGGCGGCAGGTTCTTCTTCACTAGCTGCAAGCGGCACAAGGGGAGTAGCACCAAGAAAGAGCGAACGGCGGGGGCTGGCACCTGGGTGAGGCAGAACAGCAAGGAGGTGAAGAACAAGGCGGGGGTCAAGGTCGGCGAGACGCAGAACTTCCGTTTCAAGAAGGACGGGAGCTACACCGACTGGCTGATGGAGGAGCACCACTGCTGCCGGCAGcaagccgtcgccggcgacgaggagcccGTCATCTGCCGGATGTACGTGTCCCCGCGGGCGCCTCCGGATTCCGCGGCGCGCCAGGAATCCGCTGCTTTcgtgcagcagcagccggcgcCGCAGGTTTCCGAGCCGCCGTGCGACaagaagaagagagatgatgtggcAGAAGAAGCCCCTGCCGCGGCTTAG
- the LOC4351443 gene encoding uncharacterized protein isoform X2, with protein sequence MGWKAAEKLIRHWKILRGDNVMIIRGKDKGESGLIKRVIRSQNRVIVEGKNLVKKHIKQGEGHTGGIFSIEAPLHVSNVQVLDPVTGKPCKIGYKYLEDGTKVRFARGMNASGAVIPRPEILKERRKPRPTSPGPKDTRIEHVLEKTYDAKAGIGMPDL encoded by the exons ATGGGGTGGAAGGCTGCGGAGAAGCTCATCAGACACTGGAAGATCCTCCGCGGTGACAAC GTGATGATCATAAGAGGCAAGGACAAGGGGGAGAGCGGGCTCATCAAGCGGGTCATTCGGTCGCAGAACCGTGTCATCGTCGAGGGAAAGAATTTG GTTAAGAAACATATTAAGCAAGGAGAAGGACATACAGGTGGGATTTTCTCAATTGAAGCTCCACTTCATGTTTCAAATGTTCAAGTACTTGATCCAGTCACTGG GAAACCATGTAAGATTGGATACAAGTATTTGGAAGATGGAACTAAAGTCAGGTTTGCTAGAGGAATGAATGCATCTGGTGCTGTGATACCCAGGCCAGAAATTTTGAAGGAGCGAAGAAAGCCAAGACCTACATCAC CTGGCCCAAAGGATACACGAATTGAACATGTGCTGGAGAAAACCTATGATGCCAAGGCTGGAATTGGGATGCCTGATCTATAG
- the LOC4351443 gene encoding uncharacterized protein isoform X1 — protein MGWKAAEKLIRHWKILRGDNVIIFPRPRIPLRPSPLSSKISNFGAVYFQVMIIRGKDKGESGLIKRVIRSQNRVIVEGKNLVKKHIKQGEGHTGGIFSIEAPLHVSNVQVLDPVTGKPCKIGYKYLEDGTKVRFARGMNASGAVIPRPEILKERRKPRPTSPGPKDTRIEHVLEKTYDAKAGIGMPDL, from the exons ATGGGGTGGAAGGCTGCGGAGAAGCTCATCAGACACTGGAAGATCCTCCGCGGTGACAACGTAATTATCTTTCCCCGTCCTCGCATTCCTCTTCGCCCCTCTCCTCTTTCTAGCAAAATCTCCAATTTCGGCGCTGTTTATTTCCAGGTGATGATCATAAGAGGCAAGGACAAGGGGGAGAGCGGGCTCATCAAGCGGGTCATTCGGTCGCAGAACCGTGTCATCGTCGAGGGAAAGAATTTG GTTAAGAAACATATTAAGCAAGGAGAAGGACATACAGGTGGGATTTTCTCAATTGAAGCTCCACTTCATGTTTCAAATGTTCAAGTACTTGATCCAGTCACTGG GAAACCATGTAAGATTGGATACAAGTATTTGGAAGATGGAACTAAAGTCAGGTTTGCTAGAGGAATGAATGCATCTGGTGCTGTGATACCCAGGCCAGAAATTTTGAAGGAGCGAAGAAAGCCAAGACCTACATCAC CTGGCCCAAAGGATACACGAATTGAACATGTGCTGGAGAAAACCTATGATGCCAAGGCTGGAATTGGGATGCCTGATCTATAG
- the LOC4351444 gene encoding probable sugar phosphate/phosphate translocator At4g32390, whose translation MTMEKRTSPQQPPTLLPTNCSTHFLYARAPTTAGVTPRQPHQSFRSYLAQMGGTGDDGAKAPAAAAAMDVVSSSSSSPAPAPSVLKSVLLSYAYVSVWITLSFSVIVYNKYILDPKMYNWPFPISLTMIHMAFCASLAVVLVRVLRVVAVPASPPMTPSLYAASVVPIGALYALSLWFSNSAYIYLSVSFIQMLKALMPVAVYSLAVAFRTDSFRRASMLNMLGISAGVAVAAYGEARFDAFGVMLQLAAVAAEATRLVLIQILLTSKGMSLNPITSLYYIAPCCLVFLTLPWYFVELPRLRAAAGAAVRPDVFVFGTNSLCAFALNLAVFLLVGKTSALTMNVAGVVKDWLLIAFSWTVIKDTVTPVNLVGYGIAFLGVAYYNHAKLQGLKAREAERRAASMATAKDGDAEAGARLLPEKDAGEQKN comes from the coding sequence ATGACGATGGAGAAACGCACGTCACCGCAACAACCGCCAACTTTATTACCCACCAACTGCTCGACGCATTTCCTCTACGCGCGCgcgcccaccaccgccggcgtcaCACCTCGCCAGCCGCATCAAAGCTTCCGCTCCTACCTCGCCCAAATGGGCGGCACCGGCGACGATGGCGCCAAGGCCcctgcggccgccgcggccatggacgtcgtgtcgtcgtcgtcttcttctccggcgccagCGCCGTCGGTGCTCAAGTCGGTGCTACTGTCCTATGCGTACGTGAGCGTGTGGATCACACTCAGCTTCTCGGTGATCGTGTACAACAAGTACATCCTTGATCCCAAGATGTACAACTGGCCATTCCCCATCTCCCTCACCATGATCCACATGGCGTTCTGCGCCTCCCTCGCCGTGGTGCTCGTCCGCGTcctccgcgtcgtcgccgtgccGGCGTCACCGCCCATGACGCCCAGCCTCtacgccgcctccgtcgtgcCGATCGGCGCGCTCTACGCGCTGTCGCTCTGGTTCTCCAACTCCGCGTACATCTACCTCTCCGTCTCCTTCATCCAGATGCTCAAGGCGCTCATGCCCGTCGCCGTCTactccctcgccgtcgccttccgcACCGACTCCTTCCGCCGTGCCTCCATGCTCAACATGCTCGGCATCTCCGCGGGCGTCGCCGTGGCTGCCTACGGCGAGGCGCGGTTCGACGCGTTCGGCGTCATGCtgcagctcgccgccgtcgccgccgaggccaCGCGGCTCGTGCTCATCCAGATACTGCTCACCTCCAAGGGCATGTCGCTGAACCCCATCACCTCGCTCTACTACATCGCGCCGTGCTGCCTCGTGTTCTTGACGCTGCCGTGGTACTTCGTCGAGCTGCCGCggctgcgcgccgccgcgggcgccgccgtcCGGCCCGACGTGTTCGTGTTCGGGACGAACTCGCTGTGCGCGTTCGCGCTCAACCTGGCGGTGTTCCTGCTGGTGGGGAAGACGTCGGCGCTGACCATGAACGTGGCCGGCGTCGTCAAGGACTGGCTGCTCATCGCCTTCTCCTGGACAGTGATCAAGGACACCGTCACGCCGGTCAACCTCGTCGGCTATGGCATTGCCTTCCTCGGCGTCGCCTACTACAACCATGCCAAGCTGCAGGGGCTCAAGGCCAGGGAGGCAGAGAGGAGGGCCGCGTcaatggcgacggcgaaggACGGCGACGCAGAAGCCGGTGCGCGGCTGCTGCCGGAGAAAGATGCCGGTGAGCAGAAGAACTGA
- the LOC4351445 gene encoding heterogeneous nuclear ribonucleoprotein Q isoform X1, giving the protein MQISIPIVFLSFQLETRARRWLIPPNLLGTRPHLPKLPWNFELFKMPRRTDNAASANSVEPEKSEECLEFDDDEEEEVEEEEIEYEEIEEEIEEEEVEEDEDVVEEVEEVDEEEDEEEEEESDETEGVSKTKGVHQKDVTEKGKHAELLALPPHGSEVYVGGISSDVSSEDLKRLCEPVGEVVEVRMMRGKDDSRGYAFVNFRTKGLALKAVKELNNAKLKGKRIRVSSSQAKNKLFIGNVPHSWTDDDFRKVVEEVGPGVLKADLMKVSSANRNRGYGFVEYYNHACAEYARQEMSSPTFKLDSNAPTVSWADPKNNDSASTSQVKSVYVKNLPKNVTQAQLKRLFEHHGEIEKVVLPPSRGGHDNRYGFVHFKDRSMAMRALQNTERYELDGQVLDCSLAKPPAADKKDDRVPLPSSNGAPLLPSYPPLGYGIMSVPGAYGAAPASTAQPMLYAPRAPPGAAMVPMMLPDGRLVYVVQQPGGQLPLASPPPQQAGHRSGSGGRHGGSGGRYGGGGGSSGSSRPGAKRQRGDDNSSSRHKGRRRPY; this is encoded by the exons ATGCAAATCTCCATTCCCATCGTATTCCTCTCCTTCCAGCTCGAGACTAGGGCTCGCAGGTGGCTTATTCCCCCTAATTTGCTCGGGACCAGACCACACCTCCCCAAG TTGCCTTGGAACTTTGAGCTTTTCAAGATGCCAAGGAGGACAGATAATGCTGCTTCTGCCAATTCAGTTGAACCAGAAAAATCAGAAGAATGTTTGGagtttgatgatgatgaggaggaggaggtagaaGAGGAGGAAATTGAATATGAAGAAATTGAGGAGGAgatagaagaggaggaggtagagGAGGATGAAGATGTCGTGGAGGAAGTTGAGGAGGtagatgaggaggaagatgaggaggaagaagaggaatcTGATGAAACTGAAGGTGTAAGTAAAACTAAAGGTGTTCACCAGAAGGATGTTACTGAAAAGGGAAAGCATGCTGAGCTTCTTGCTCTTCCTCCCCATGGTTCTGAAGTATATGTTGGAGGCATCTCCAGTGATGTATCTTCTGAAGATCTGAAGAGACTATGTGAACCAGTTGGAGAAGTTGTGGAA GTGAGAATGATGAGAGGAAAGGACGATAGCAGGGGATATGCTTTTGTTAATTTTAGAACAAAAGGTTTGGCATTAAAGGCTGTCAAAGAATTGAACAATGCAAAACTGAAG GGAAAGCGGATAAGGGTTTCTTCCTCGCAGGCTAAGAACAAGCTTTTTATTGGAAATGTACCCCATAGTTGGACAGATGATGATTTCAGAAAGGTTGTGGAGGAAGTTGGTCCAGGAGTATTAAAAGCTGATCTCATGAAG GTCTCAAGTGCAAATCGCAATCGGGGTTATGGTTTTGTTGAATACTACAACCATGCATGTGCAGAGTATGCAAGGCAGGAGATGTCTTCCCCAACATTCAAACTAGATTCAAATGCTCCTACAGTCAGCTGGGCAGATCCTAAGAATAACGACTCGGCCTCTACTTCTCAG GTTAAATCTGTATATGTGAAAAATCTGCCCAAGAATGTTACTCAAGCACAGCTGAAAAGGCTGTTTGAGCACCATGGTGAAATTGAAAAGGTTGTTCTTCCTCCTTCAAGAGGAGGTCATGATAATAGGTATGGTTTTGTTCACTTTAAGGACAGATCCATGGCCATGAGGGCTCTGCAGAACACAGAGAGATATGAGCTTGATG GTCAGGTCCTGGATTGCTCACTTGCGAAACCTCCTGCTGCTGATAAGAAGGATGATAGAGTACCACTACCTAGTTCAAATGGAGCTCCATTGCTCCCGAGTTATCCTCCACTTGGATATGGTATCATGTCAGTACCAGGTGCCTATGGTGCTGCTCCTGCTAGTACTGCACAG CCTATGCTGTATGCTCCAAGAGCTCCTCCAGGTGCAGCAATGGTTCCAATGATGTTACCGGATGGTCGTCTCGTATATGTTGT ACAACAGCCTGGTGGACAGTTGCCGctggcttcgccgccgccgcagcaagcTGGACATCGTAGCGGCAGTGGAGGACGTcatggcggcagtggcggccgctatggcggtggtggtggcagctcCGGCAGTAGCAGGCCAGGTGCAAAGCGGCAGAGAGGAGACGACAACAGCAGTAGCCGCCACAAAGGCCGGCGCCGCCCGTACTGA
- the LOC4351445 gene encoding heterogeneous nuclear ribonucleoprotein Q isoform X2, producing MPRRTDNAASANSVEPEKSEECLEFDDDEEEEVEEEEIEYEEIEEEIEEEEVEEDEDVVEEVEEVDEEEDEEEEEESDETEGVSKTKGVHQKDVTEKGKHAELLALPPHGSEVYVGGISSDVSSEDLKRLCEPVGEVVEVRMMRGKDDSRGYAFVNFRTKGLALKAVKELNNAKLKGKRIRVSSSQAKNKLFIGNVPHSWTDDDFRKVVEEVGPGVLKADLMKVSSANRNRGYGFVEYYNHACAEYARQEMSSPTFKLDSNAPTVSWADPKNNDSASTSQVKSVYVKNLPKNVTQAQLKRLFEHHGEIEKVVLPPSRGGHDNRYGFVHFKDRSMAMRALQNTERYELDGQVLDCSLAKPPAADKKDDRVPLPSSNGAPLLPSYPPLGYGIMSVPGAYGAAPASTAQPMLYAPRAPPGAAMVPMMLPDGRLVYVVQQPGGQLPLASPPPQQAGHRSGSGGRHGGSGGRYGGGGGSSGSSRPGAKRQRGDDNSSSRHKGRRRPY from the exons ATGCCAAGGAGGACAGATAATGCTGCTTCTGCCAATTCAGTTGAACCAGAAAAATCAGAAGAATGTTTGGagtttgatgatgatgaggaggaggaggtagaaGAGGAGGAAATTGAATATGAAGAAATTGAGGAGGAgatagaagaggaggaggtagagGAGGATGAAGATGTCGTGGAGGAAGTTGAGGAGGtagatgaggaggaagatgaggaggaagaagaggaatcTGATGAAACTGAAGGTGTAAGTAAAACTAAAGGTGTTCACCAGAAGGATGTTACTGAAAAGGGAAAGCATGCTGAGCTTCTTGCTCTTCCTCCCCATGGTTCTGAAGTATATGTTGGAGGCATCTCCAGTGATGTATCTTCTGAAGATCTGAAGAGACTATGTGAACCAGTTGGAGAAGTTGTGGAA GTGAGAATGATGAGAGGAAAGGACGATAGCAGGGGATATGCTTTTGTTAATTTTAGAACAAAAGGTTTGGCATTAAAGGCTGTCAAAGAATTGAACAATGCAAAACTGAAG GGAAAGCGGATAAGGGTTTCTTCCTCGCAGGCTAAGAACAAGCTTTTTATTGGAAATGTACCCCATAGTTGGACAGATGATGATTTCAGAAAGGTTGTGGAGGAAGTTGGTCCAGGAGTATTAAAAGCTGATCTCATGAAG GTCTCAAGTGCAAATCGCAATCGGGGTTATGGTTTTGTTGAATACTACAACCATGCATGTGCAGAGTATGCAAGGCAGGAGATGTCTTCCCCAACATTCAAACTAGATTCAAATGCTCCTACAGTCAGCTGGGCAGATCCTAAGAATAACGACTCGGCCTCTACTTCTCAG GTTAAATCTGTATATGTGAAAAATCTGCCCAAGAATGTTACTCAAGCACAGCTGAAAAGGCTGTTTGAGCACCATGGTGAAATTGAAAAGGTTGTTCTTCCTCCTTCAAGAGGAGGTCATGATAATAGGTATGGTTTTGTTCACTTTAAGGACAGATCCATGGCCATGAGGGCTCTGCAGAACACAGAGAGATATGAGCTTGATG GTCAGGTCCTGGATTGCTCACTTGCGAAACCTCCTGCTGCTGATAAGAAGGATGATAGAGTACCACTACCTAGTTCAAATGGAGCTCCATTGCTCCCGAGTTATCCTCCACTTGGATATGGTATCATGTCAGTACCAGGTGCCTATGGTGCTGCTCCTGCTAGTACTGCACAG CCTATGCTGTATGCTCCAAGAGCTCCTCCAGGTGCAGCAATGGTTCCAATGATGTTACCGGATGGTCGTCTCGTATATGTTGT ACAACAGCCTGGTGGACAGTTGCCGctggcttcgccgccgccgcagcaagcTGGACATCGTAGCGGCAGTGGAGGACGTcatggcggcagtggcggccgctatggcggtggtggtggcagctcCGGCAGTAGCAGGCCAGGTGCAAAGCGGCAGAGAGGAGACGACAACAGCAGTAGCCGCCACAAAGGCCGGCGCCGCCCGTACTGA
- the LOC107279777 gene encoding scarecrow-like protein 30 produces the protein MGPAAPPSEAAAAADDVVLPYISRILMEEDIDDDMFFCLYPDHPALLEAQQPFAQILSSSSGIAGEVNSAPMEDSAALMMQGSGNGRGRKGSKHGGDELEAEVGRASKLMATPEEEDDDDDGVGEMLEKMMLNGDEEMNAPRVPAEKNGGKAARRKRRQGKGEVVDLRELLMSCAQAVASGNRRSAGELLEQIKRHSSPTGDATERLAHYFADGLEARLAGAASLEHRLLASAEERASAMELLEAYQVFMAACCFKWVAFTFANMAILRAAEGRSKVHIVDYGGQYHGLQWPSLLQRLAEREGGPPEVRMTLVGHPQPGFRPARRLERTGRRLSNCARAFGLPFKFRAVAAARWETVTAEDVVGVDHDEAAVVVNDVLSLGTLMDESGVFDDPSPRDTVLGSIRDMRPAVFVQAVVNGAHGAPFFPTRFREALFFFSALFDMLDATTPEEGSHLRAVLERDVLRRAAVGVIAGEGAERVERPETYRRWQARNRRAGLRQVAVEADVVEAVRRRVRRRHHEEFVIEEDAGWLLQGWKGRILYAHSAWVVAEDGAH, from the coding sequence ATGgggccagccgcgccgccgtccgaagccgccgcggcggccgacgaTGTGGTGCTCCCGTACATCTCGCGTATTCTCATGGAGGAGGACATCGACGACGACATGTTCTTCTGCCTGTACCCCGACCACCCCGCTCTCCTCGAGGCGCAGCAGCCGTTCGCCcagatcctctcctcctcctccggcatcgCCGGTGAGGTGAACAGTGCACCCATGGAGGATTCTGCTGCCTTGATGATGCAGGGGAGCGGCAATGGTAGGGGACGGAAGGGTAGTAAGCATGGCGGGGACGAGCTGGAGGCCGAGGTGGGCAGGGCGAGCAAACTGATGGccacgccggaggaggaggacgacgacgacgatggcgtcgGCGAGATGTTGGAGAAGATGATGCTCAACGGGGACGAGGAGATGAACGCGCCACGCGTCCCCGCGGAGAAAAACGGCGggaaggcggcgcggcggaagaGGAGGCAGGGCAAGGGGGAGGTGGTGGACCTGCGCGAGCTGCTCATGTCGTGCGCGCAGGCGGTGGCATCGGGCAACCGCCGGAGCGCCGGCGAACTCCTGGAGCAGATCAAGCGGCACTCGTCGCCGACAGGGGACGCCACCGAGCGGCTGGCGCATTACTTCGCCGACGGCCTGGAGGCGCGGCTGGCCGGCGCGGCGAGCCTGGAGCACCGGCTGCTCGCGTCCGCGGAGGAGCGCGCGTCGGCCATGGAGTTGCTGGAAGCGTACCAGGTGTTCATGGCGGCGTGCTGCTTCAAGTGGGTGGCGTTCACGTTCGCCAACATGGCCATCCTCCGCGCGGCGGAAGGGAGGAGCAAGGTGCACATCGTGGACTACGGCGGTCAGTACCACGGCCTCCAGTGGCCATCCTTGCTGCAGCGGCTGGCGGAGAGGGAAGGCGGGCCACCGGAGGTGAGGATGACGCTCGTCGGCCACCCGCAGCCAGGTTTCCGGCCAGCCCGACGGCTCGAGAGGACGGGGCGCCGGCTCAGCAActgcgcgcgcgcgttcggGCTCCCATTCAAGTtccgcgccgtggcggcggcgaggtgggagacggtcaccgccgaggacgtcgtcggcgtcgaccacgacgaggcggcggtcgtCGTGAACGACGTGCTCAGCCTGGGCACCCTGATGGACGAGAGCGGCGTGTTCGACGACCCGAGCCCTCGGGACACGGTCCTCGGCAGCATCCGCGACATGCGCCCGGCGGTGTTCGTCCAGGCCGTGGTGAACGGCGCCCACGGCGCGCCCTTCTTCCCGACGAGGTTCCGGGAGgcgctcttcttcttctcggcgCTGTTCGACATGCTGGACGCGACGACGCCGGAGGAGGGGAGCCACCTGCGGGCGGTGCTGGAGAGGGACGTGctgaggcgggcggcggtgggggtgATCGCCGGGGAAGGGGCGGAGCGGGTGGAGCGGCCGGAGACGTACAGGCGGTGGCAGGCGAGGAATCGGCGCGCGGGGCTGAGACaggtggcggtggaggccgaCGTGGTGGAGGCGGTGAGGCGCAGGGTGAGGAGGCGGCATCACGAGGAATTCGTGATCGAGGAGGATGCAGGGTGGTTGCTGCAGGGGTGGAAGGGGCGCATCCTGTATGCTCACTCGGCGTGGGTCGTGGCAGAGGATGGTGCGCACTAG